In Juglans regia cultivar Chandler chromosome 13, Walnut 2.0, whole genome shotgun sequence, the following proteins share a genomic window:
- the LOC108997317 gene encoding protein indeterminate-domain 12-like — translation MSNFAPEFKDDEQFQSIIVSQSSTGSPPHAEKNPDAEVVALSPRTLMATNRYICEVCHKGFQRDQNLQLHRRGHNLPWKLKQRTNIQVKKRVYVCPEPNCVHHDPSRALGDLTGIKKHFCRKHGEKKWKCDRCSKRYAVQSDWKAHTKICGTREYRCDCGTIFSRKDSFVTHRAFCDALTEENNRVNQSFAATGGMLQSHAQELFISSMPGSYSCSETNTTMNLSISNENVDNSLKPLSSGSAGVMISSNLDPTFDPRTTRTCFSSEGGSNAYPMTIDSCYTSATALLQKAAEMGAKTSDNSFAPIFLKGFNGYPISSMNSSGSVQVGSSGGIMGLNTNGSIERDREPYDKTLDPGDHEPNYTISHSQTGLFHSPLSVHTENGHGPGHAGNLLRHVYIGEGEKMTVDFLGVESAGNSSTGKKRSYDGNVIGLEYSNAQQSVQNLHSEW, via the exons ACCCAGATGCAGAGGTTGTGGCTCTGTCTCCAAGAACACTAATGGCAACAAATAGGTACATTTGTGAGGTATGCCACAAGGGATTTCAGAGAGATCAGAACCTTCAGCTACACAGAAGAGGACACAACTTGCCTTGGAAGCTGAAGCAAAGGACAAACATACAGGTTAAGAAGAGGGTGTATGTCTGTCCAGAGCCTAACTGTGTGCATCATGACCCAAGCCGAGCTTTAGGTGACTTAACTGGCATTAAGAAACACTTCTGTAGGAAgcatggagaaaagaaatggaagtgTGACAGGTGCTCCAAACGTTATGCTGTTCAATCAGACTGGAAGGCTCACACAAAGATCTGTGGAACCCGAGAATATCGTTGTGATTGTGGCACAATCTTCTCAAG GAAGGACAGCTTTGTCACACATAGAGCCTTCTGCGATGCATTGACGGAGGAGAACAACAGGGTGAACCAGAGCTTCGCTGCCACTGGAGGAATGTTGCAGAGCCATGCACAGGAGCTTTTCATTTCATCAATGCCCGGCTCCTATTCCTGCTCAGAGACAAACACAACGATGAACCTGTCAATATCTAATGAGAACGTTGACAATTCACTGAAGCCATTATCCTCTGGCTCAGCTGGAGTCATGATATCGAGCAATTTAGATCCAACTTTCGATCCAAGAACAACCCGGACATGTTTTAGCTCTGAAGGTGGATCAAATGCCTATCCGATGACAATTGATTCGTGTTACACATCTGCGACAGCCTTGTTACAGAAGGCTGCAGAAATGGGTGCTAAAACCAGCGATAATTCATTTGCCCCAATATTCCTCAAAGGATTTAATGGGTACCCTATTAGCAGCATGAACTCATCAGGATCTGTCCAGGTGGGTTCTTCTGGAGGCATTATGGGGCTAAACACCAATGGTTCTATTGAGAGAGATCGAGAACCATATGATAAAACCTTAGATCCCGGGGATCATGAACCAAATTATACTATCTCTCACTCTCAAACTGGATTGTTTCACTCTCCTCTTTCTGTGCACACGGAAAATGGACATGGACCTGGACATGCTGGTAATCTACTAAGACATGTATACATTGGAGAAGGAGAAAAAATGACTGTTGATTTCTTAGGGGTGGAATCAGCTGGGAATTCAAGCACTGGGAAGAAAAGAAGTTACGATGGTAATGTAATTGGGTTGGAATATTCAAATGCACAGCAAAGCGTGCAAAATCTGCACTCAGAATGGTGA